One Nicotiana tomentosiformis chromosome 4, ASM39032v3, whole genome shotgun sequence genomic window carries:
- the LOC138909295 gene encoding uncharacterized protein, whose translation MPDYSKFIKDLVTKKRSMDFETIKVTHKVSAIVHSMAPELEDPRAFTIPCTIESAEFDKALCDLEESFNLIPYSVLKTLGNGQPRPTSMRLQMADRTMKRPLHFLVTGKALCYVEVGELPFWVGDEKVGFHVCKSMRQPNSNEVCSFVDLVTDIIVDDTSATINVGGLLTQL comes from the exons ATGCCCGATTATTCAAAGTTCATAAAGGATCTAGTGACAAAGAAACGGTCAATGGATTTTGAAACGATCAAAGTCACTCAtaaagtgagtgcaattgtgcattcaatggctcctgaGTTGGAGGATCCCAgagctttcacgattccttgtacaattgaaaGTGCCGAGTTTgataaagctctttgtgatcttgaggAAAGTTTCAATTTGATACCCTATTCGGTTTTGAAGACTTTGGGGaatgggcaaccaagacccacctctatgagattgcaaatggctgaTCGTACCATGAAAAGACCCTT acatttCCTTGTTACGGGAAAGGCTCTTTGTTATGTTGAAGTCGGAGAACTTCCATtctgggttggtgatgaaaaagtgggtttccatgtgtgtaagtccatgcggcaaccaaatagcaatgaggtgtgctcttttgtggacttggtgaccgatattattgttgatgatacaagtgctacaatcaatgttggagGCCTTCttactcaactttga